A part of Candidatus Sericytochromatia bacterium genomic DNA contains:
- a CDS encoding PfaD family polyunsaturated fatty acid/polyketide biosynthesis protein — MSPLTTEPPRTAIAAWRQGAGTVLETEGEWTLGLRSLGRSMVLLERNGGACLGMGGSLLSERQGDGDAPVLGIIPALRPAQLGAPDFLRDHGLKYPYVAGAMANGIGSEAIVEAMGRHGMLGFFGAGGLSLPRVEAAIDRIQAALGEAPYGFNLLHAPNEPDHERDTVALYLQRGIRLVEAAAYLDLTLPLVRYRTAGIRLGEDGRPHAPNRVIAKVSRVEVASKFLAPPPEGMLTKLVEEGHLSAEQAEWARALPVADDLTAEADSGGHTDNRPALSLLPTMLALRDALAKQYGYARRPRVGLAGGIATPESVAAAFALGADYVVTGSINQACVESGSSDAVRAMLAQAQQADVAMAPAGDMFEMGVKVQVLKRGTMFPMRATRLYELYRSHDSLEALPEEVRKSLEKDYFRATLESIWEETRQYFTTRDPSQIARAERDPRHRMALVFRWYLGHASRWANAGEPTRKLDYQVWCGPAMGAFNAWTAGTALAEPAARGVVRVAHNLLVGACALKRWELLRCQASGAALQLPVGLPVAPVLSDLALEQALA, encoded by the coding sequence ATGTCGCCGCTGACCACAGAGCCTCCTCGCACGGCGATCGCCGCGTGGCGTCAAGGCGCCGGAACCGTCCTCGAAACCGAGGGGGAATGGACCTTGGGACTGCGTTCTCTGGGCCGCTCTATGGTCCTTTTGGAGCGCAACGGAGGCGCATGCCTCGGGATGGGAGGCAGCCTCCTCTCCGAGCGGCAAGGTGACGGCGATGCGCCGGTCCTGGGAATCATCCCTGCCCTGCGCCCCGCGCAGCTGGGGGCGCCCGACTTTCTGCGGGACCACGGCCTGAAATACCCCTACGTGGCCGGCGCGATGGCCAATGGGATTGGCTCGGAAGCGATCGTGGAGGCCATGGGGCGGCATGGAATGCTTGGATTCTTTGGAGCCGGCGGCCTATCTCTCCCACGGGTGGAGGCGGCGATCGACCGCATTCAGGCGGCCTTGGGAGAAGCTCCCTACGGGTTCAATTTGTTGCATGCGCCGAACGAGCCGGACCATGAACGGGATACGGTGGCCCTGTATCTCCAACGCGGGATTCGACTCGTCGAAGCGGCGGCCTACCTGGACTTGACCTTGCCGCTCGTGCGCTATCGCACGGCGGGGATCCGCCTTGGCGAAGACGGGCGTCCCCATGCCCCGAATCGCGTGATTGCAAAGGTTTCACGGGTGGAGGTGGCCTCCAAATTTCTGGCCCCACCGCCGGAAGGCATGCTGACCAAGCTGGTGGAGGAGGGGCACCTGTCGGCCGAGCAGGCGGAATGGGCGCGGGCGCTCCCCGTGGCCGACGACCTGACCGCCGAAGCTGACAGCGGGGGGCACACCGACAATCGGCCGGCCCTCTCGCTGCTTCCGACCATGTTGGCCCTGCGTGACGCCCTGGCCAAGCAGTACGGTTATGCCCGGCGGCCCCGAGTGGGCCTCGCCGGAGGCATTGCCACCCCGGAGAGTGTGGCGGCCGCGTTTGCGCTCGGTGCAGACTACGTCGTGACAGGCTCCATCAATCAGGCCTGCGTGGAGTCTGGCAGTTCCGACGCTGTGCGCGCGATGCTCGCACAAGCGCAGCAGGCCGATGTGGCGATGGCGCCTGCAGGTGATATGTTCGAGATGGGCGTCAAGGTCCAGGTCCTCAAACGCGGGACCATGTTCCCCATGCGCGCCACACGGCTCTATGAGCTTTACCGCAGCCACGACAGCCTGGAGGCACTCCCGGAAGAGGTGCGCAAGTCGCTGGAGAAGGACTACTTTCGAGCCACCTTGGAGAGCATCTGGGAGGAAACGCGGCAATATTTCACCACCCGTGATCCGAGCCAGATTGCGCGAGCGGAGCGCGACCCCCGCCATCGGATGGCGCTGGTGTTCCGCTGGTATCTCGGGCACGCGTCGCGCTGGGCCAATGCGGGTGAACCGACCCGCAAGCTGGACTACCAGGTCTGGTGTGGTCCCGCCATGGGCGCCTTCAACGCCTGGACGGCCGGAACCGCGCTGGCTGAACCCGCTGCGCGTGGGGTGGTGAGAGTGGCGCACAACCTCCTGGTGGGAGCGTGTGCGCTCAAGCGCTGGGAGTTGTTGCGGTGTCAGGCTTCAGGGGCAGCGCTGCAGCTGCCTGTCGGGTTGCCGGTTGCGCCGGTGCTCTCCGACCTTGCCCTGGAACAAGCGCTGGCTTGA
- a CDS encoding dihydrodipicolinate reductase, with translation MAEGLRVVLFGLGPIGASIGRLVAEKPHATIVAAVDADPEKVGRDLGEILGLSQSLGVPVLGSLAEGLEVPADVVVHCTGSYLVSVRDQLVSCLSAGRNVVSTCEELAYPLRKHPALSRELNEIAVAHGVTLHATGVNPGFVMDKLVLTLSSVCQRVEGATITRVVDAGRRRLPLQKKVGAGMTEAQFRAEVEAGRIKHHGLPESAALIADAWGVPVDTISETIDPVLARATTTTDYLTVEAGQVAGVRQVCVASRGEEEVLRLVLEMYVGASAPSDRIVLRGVPDLTLEIPGGTHGDLATAAAILNAIPLVAAAPPGLRTVADLPVRYSDAYPA, from the coding sequence GTGGCAGAGGGTTTGCGGGTTGTACTGTTTGGCTTGGGGCCGATCGGGGCTTCCATCGGGCGCTTGGTAGCGGAAAAGCCGCACGCGACGATCGTGGCCGCCGTGGACGCCGACCCGGAGAAGGTCGGCCGAGACCTGGGCGAGATCCTGGGACTCTCTCAATCGCTGGGAGTCCCGGTGCTGGGCAGCCTGGCGGAAGGGCTCGAGGTGCCCGCCGATGTGGTGGTGCATTGCACCGGCAGCTACCTGGTCTCGGTCCGAGACCAGTTGGTGTCTTGCCTCTCGGCAGGCCGAAACGTGGTCTCGACGTGCGAAGAACTGGCCTATCCGTTGCGGAAACATCCCGCCCTGTCGCGGGAACTCAATGAGATTGCGGTGGCCCACGGCGTGACGCTCCACGCCACGGGCGTGAACCCAGGGTTTGTGATGGACAAGCTGGTCCTGACGCTCTCCTCCGTGTGCCAGCGCGTCGAAGGCGCCACCATCACCCGGGTCGTGGACGCAGGTCGTCGCCGTCTGCCTCTGCAGAAAAAGGTGGGTGCCGGAATGACGGAAGCCCAGTTCCGGGCGGAAGTGGAAGCGGGGAGGATCAAGCATCACGGGTTGCCGGAGTCGGCCGCTCTGATCGCCGACGCGTGGGGCGTACCGGTGGACACCATCAGCGAGACGATTGACCCGGTGCTGGCTCGGGCCACCACCACGACCGATTACCTGACGGTCGAGGCTGGTCAGGTGGCGGGAGTCCGCCAAGTTTGCGTGGCGTCGCGTGGGGAAGAGGAAGTTCTGCGGCTGGTCCTGGAGATGTATGTGGGCGCCTCTGCGCCGTCAGACCGGATCGTGTTGCGTGGGGTGCCGGACCTGACGCTCGAGATTCCGGGCGGCACCCATGGTGACCTGGCAACGGCCGCCGCGATCCTCAATGCGATTCCGTTGGTGGCGGCGGCCCCCCCTGGTCTCCGCACGGTGGCAGACCTGCCCGTGCGCTACAGCGACGCCTACCCCGCCTGA
- a CDS encoding ankyrin repeat domain-containing protein — MRVAPLLIAATMILCSSLSAPEPVSAASATELGLAASSGDVARIKALVAKGQSLDTPDSEGYTPLMWAALNGQVNAVATLVYLKANLDLQDREGYTALIWATQNKYETVVRQLVNAGAALNTRDNHGYTALHWSAQDGQLAVARILLAKGADPNVRDNEGYTPLMWAAQQGHGTLVYEMLAYNANPDLKDKRGFAAHDLASAYNHPGILAQLKAFKTKSQARPAAQPSKPVAASLPTPSATTISLAAPGTEARMSPLSGRPEVVPVRSDFEPKVLAVVGGTEGNPAKAAFVVPDLQKQLARYDVDRNRVIDGRDWRNLTTMQSRVALAKLLYQSRTGQKECGNDTVNQVISKIDWVYQEATRRELTLNQAWDTPSHHFEPIRW, encoded by the coding sequence ATGCGAGTCGCGCCTTTGCTCATCGCCGCCACGATGATTCTGTGTTCCAGCCTGAGCGCCCCTGAGCCCGTCTCGGCTGCCAGTGCCACCGAACTTGGTCTGGCCGCTTCCAGCGGCGACGTGGCCCGGATCAAGGCCTTGGTGGCCAAGGGGCAGAGTCTGGACACCCCGGACAGCGAAGGCTACACGCCCTTGATGTGGGCGGCCCTGAACGGGCAGGTCAATGCCGTGGCCACCCTGGTTTACCTGAAGGCCAATCTCGACCTCCAGGATCGGGAGGGCTACACGGCGCTGATCTGGGCGACCCAGAACAAGTACGAGACCGTGGTTCGACAGCTGGTGAATGCGGGTGCAGCACTCAATACCCGCGACAATCACGGTTACACGGCCCTTCACTGGAGCGCGCAGGACGGACAGTTGGCCGTCGCGAGGATTTTGTTGGCCAAAGGGGCTGACCCGAATGTACGGGACAACGAGGGCTACACCCCCTTGATGTGGGCTGCCCAGCAGGGGCACGGGACGCTGGTGTATGAAATGCTCGCTTATAACGCCAATCCCGACCTGAAGGACAAGCGGGGATTTGCCGCGCACGATCTGGCCAGCGCTTACAACCATCCGGGCATACTCGCTCAGCTCAAGGCGTTCAAAACGAAGTCTCAGGCACGCCCGGCCGCACAGCCGTCTAAACCGGTTGCTGCCTCCCTTCCCACTCCCTCTGCCACGACCATCTCCCTGGCCGCTCCGGGCACCGAGGCCCGGATGTCACCCTTGAGCGGCAGGCCTGAAGTCGTCCCGGTCCGCAGCGATTTTGAACCCAAGGTGCTCGCCGTCGTGGGGGGAACGGAGGGAAATCCAGCCAAAGCCGCTTTCGTCGTGCCGGATTTGCAGAAGCAACTGGCCCGCTACGACGTGGACCGGAACCGGGTGATCGATGGGCGGGACTGGCGCAACCTGACGACGATGCAGAGCCGGGTGGCCCTGGCCAAATTGCTCTATCAGTCGCGGACCGGGCAAAAGGAATGTGGGAACGACACCGTCAATCAGGTCATCTCAAAGATCGACTGGGTATACCAGGAGGCCACTCGGCGCGAATTGACGCTCAATCAGGCCTGGGATACCCCGTCCCACCACTTTGAGCCTATCCGATGGTAA